A section of the Larus michahellis chromosome 1, bLarMic1.1, whole genome shotgun sequence genome encodes:
- the UPK3A gene encoding uroplakin-3a isoform X1: protein MCSRWVVLAFYCLGQLCAGQSLKPQIAAPELATNNPTLTTVALEKPFCMFDSSLYPNKSYVIYLYTMKESASGISSLVTTTNSKPLNSTFQQTSGGKLGPYKAAMFNVPNCASPPKFTDVGDVNKVSDVLKQYLFRVGDDGSCLYDPNFLAVCNPPLTPDTTYRFKYVLVDSTEGIMKDQTLWSDPIKTRRAKLPLKIDTWPGRRSGGMIVITSILSVLVFLLLAGLLASVSSAVMGSEAASAEIKHVSQTIQQSEPRPQLSSE, encoded by the exons ATGTGCAGCCGTTGGGTTGTATTAGCCTTTTACTGCTTGGGACAGCTGTGTGCAG GTCAAAGCCTGAAACCTCAGATTGCAGCCCCTGAGCTTGCTACAAACAATCCCACTCTTACTACAGTCGCtctagaaaaacctttctgtATGTTTGACAGCTCACTGTATCCAAATAAATCTTATGTCATCTACTTGTACACAATGAAGGAATCGG CAAGTGGAATAAGCTCCCTAGTGACCACCACCAACAGCAAACCACTCAACAGCACGTTCCAGCAAACAAGCGGGGGAAAACTTGGACCTTACAAGGCTGCCATGTTCAATGTACCCAACTGTGCTTCGCCTCCCAAGTTCACTGATGTAGGAGATGTCAACAAAGTTTCTGATGTCCTGAAACAATACCTCTTCAGAGTTGGGGATGATGGGAGCTGTTTATATGACCCAAACTTCCTAGCTGTCTGTAACCCACCTCTTACACCAGATACAACATACAG GTTTAAATATGTGTTGGTAGATAGCACTGAAGGTATCATGAAAGACCAAACTCTTTGGTCTGATCCAATCAAAACCAGAAGAG CTAAACTTCCCTTGAAAATTGATACCTGGCCTGGTCGAAGGAGTGGAGGCATGATTGTCATTACATCAATTCTCAGTGTTCTTGTGTTCCTTCTGCTTGCTGGCCTTCTTGCTTCTGTGTCCTCTGCTGTCAT GGGATCagaagctgcttctgcagagatAAAGCACGTGTCTCAGACCATTCAACAAAGTGAACCGAGACCACAGTTAAGCTCTGAGTGA
- the UPK3A gene encoding uroplakin-3a isoform X2: MDLSYHHGGQSLKPQIAAPELATNNPTLTTVALEKPFCMFDSSLYPNKSYVIYLYTMKESASGISSLVTTTNSKPLNSTFQQTSGGKLGPYKAAMFNVPNCASPPKFTDVGDVNKVSDVLKQYLFRVGDDGSCLYDPNFLAVCNPPLTPDTTYRFKYVLVDSTEGIMKDQTLWSDPIKTRRAKLPLKIDTWPGRRSGGMIVITSILSVLVFLLLAGLLASVSSAVMGSEAASAEIKHVSQTIQQSEPRPQLSSE; the protein is encoded by the exons GTCAAAGCCTGAAACCTCAGATTGCAGCCCCTGAGCTTGCTACAAACAATCCCACTCTTACTACAGTCGCtctagaaaaacctttctgtATGTTTGACAGCTCACTGTATCCAAATAAATCTTATGTCATCTACTTGTACACAATGAAGGAATCGG CAAGTGGAATAAGCTCCCTAGTGACCACCACCAACAGCAAACCACTCAACAGCACGTTCCAGCAAACAAGCGGGGGAAAACTTGGACCTTACAAGGCTGCCATGTTCAATGTACCCAACTGTGCTTCGCCTCCCAAGTTCACTGATGTAGGAGATGTCAACAAAGTTTCTGATGTCCTGAAACAATACCTCTTCAGAGTTGGGGATGATGGGAGCTGTTTATATGACCCAAACTTCCTAGCTGTCTGTAACCCACCTCTTACACCAGATACAACATACAG GTTTAAATATGTGTTGGTAGATAGCACTGAAGGTATCATGAAAGACCAAACTCTTTGGTCTGATCCAATCAAAACCAGAAGAG CTAAACTTCCCTTGAAAATTGATACCTGGCCTGGTCGAAGGAGTGGAGGCATGATTGTCATTACATCAATTCTCAGTGTTCTTGTGTTCCTTCTGCTTGCTGGCCTTCTTGCTTCTGTGTCCTCTGCTGTCAT GGGATCagaagctgcttctgcagagatAAAGCACGTGTCTCAGACCATTCAACAAAGTGAACCGAGACCACAGTTAAGCTCTGAGTGA